The following coding sequences are from one Formosa haliotis window:
- a CDS encoding DUF2061 domain-containing protein: MKDTSHKRHIAKAVTWRLVGTLDTILLSWIISGNPLTGLKIGFAEITTKMFLYYLHERVWYKVDMEESNKRHLFKTITWRIVGTIDTMTLAWLISGDPMVGLKVGFSEVLTKMVLYYLHEKAWYKINFGLDNRKMKNK, encoded by the coding sequence ATGAAAGATACATCGCATAAAAGACATATTGCTAAAGCTGTAACATGGCGCTTAGTAGGTACTTTAGATACCATATTATTATCTTGGATTATTTCAGGAAATCCATTAACCGGTCTTAAAATTGGTTTTGCAGAGATTACTACAAAAATGTTTTTATACTATTTACACGAACGTGTTTGGTATAAAGTCGATATGGAGGAAAGTAATAAACGCCACCTTTTTAAAACAATAACTTGGCGTATTGTAGGAACTATAGATACTATGACGTTGGCTTGGCTAATTTCTGGAGATCCCATGGTTGGTTTGAAGGTTGGGTTTTCTGAAGTACTTACCAAAATGGTATTATATTATTTGCATGAGAAAGCTTGGTACAAAATTAATTTTGGTTTGGATAATCGTAAAATGAAAAACAAATGA
- the cysD gene encoding sulfate adenylyltransferase subunit CysD: protein MSSSKYYLNYLDELESEAIYVLREVWAQFQNPVILFSGGKDSIVVAHLAKKAFFPSKIPFPLMHVDTGHNFPETIKFRDDIIKDLGVNLIVGSVQESIDDGRVVEEKGKNATRNALQITTLLDAIEANKVDCAIGGGRRDEEKARAKERFFSHRDDFGQWDPKNQRPELWNIFNGKHFQGEHFRAFPISNWTEMDVWNYIKRENIDIPSLYFAHEREVVWRQDAWIPNSEFLVLEDHEEVVTKKIRFRTLGDITITGGIESDADTLEKIANEVSGMRQTERGNRSDDKRSESAMEDRKRQGYF from the coding sequence ATGAGTAGTAGTAAGTATTATTTAAATTACTTAGATGAATTAGAGAGTGAAGCCATCTATGTATTAAGAGAAGTGTGGGCTCAATTTCAAAATCCTGTGATTTTATTCTCTGGAGGAAAAGATTCAATTGTAGTGGCGCACTTAGCAAAAAAAGCTTTTTTTCCATCTAAAATACCATTTCCTTTGATGCATGTTGATACAGGACATAATTTTCCTGAAACAATAAAATTTAGAGATGATATTATTAAAGATTTAGGTGTAAACCTTATAGTCGGTTCTGTACAAGAGTCTATAGATGATGGTCGTGTAGTTGAAGAAAAAGGTAAAAATGCGACCCGTAATGCGCTTCAAATTACAACCCTTTTAGATGCTATTGAAGCCAATAAAGTAGATTGCGCAATTGGAGGAGGACGTCGTGACGAAGAAAAAGCGAGAGCAAAAGAACGTTTCTTTTCTCATAGAGATGATTTCGGACAATGGGACCCAAAAAACCAGCGTCCAGAATTATGGAACATTTTTAACGGAAAACATTTTCAAGGCGAACATTTTCGTGCGTTTCCTATAAGTAACTGGACAGAAATGGATGTTTGGAACTATATAAAAAGGGAAAATATAGATATTCCTTCTTTATATTTTGCACATGAGCGCGAAGTGGTTTGGAGACAAGATGCTTGGATACCAAATTCAGAGTTTTTAGTGCTAGAAGATCATGAAGAAGTAGTAACAAAAAAGATTAGATTTAGAACATTAGGAGATATTACCATAACAGGTGGAATAGAATCTGATGCCGATACATTAGAAAAAATTGCTAATGAAGTTTCGGGTATGCGTCAAACAGAACGCGGAAATAGAAGCGATGATAAGCGCTCGGAATCTGCAATGGAAGACAGAAAACGTCAAGGATACTTTTAA
- the cysC gene encoding adenylyl-sulfate kinase, producing the protein MKENIIAHEYQISREDRRKNNQHNSFLLWFTGLSGSGKSTIANVVEQKLFEKGVKTYTLDGDNIRKGINSDLTFAQEDRTENIRRIAEISNLLIDAGVVTLAAFVSPYKKDRLNIKNIVKDVNFVEIYINTSVEECERRDVKGLYKKARAGEIKNMTGISAPYEAPENPDIEIKTENVSVEDAANKIVEYILPKLKIQSNE; encoded by the coding sequence ATGAAGGAGAATATAATAGCTCACGAATATCAAATATCTCGAGAAGATCGCCGAAAAAATAATCAGCATAACTCTTTTTTATTGTGGTTTACAGGTCTTTCTGGCTCTGGAAAATCAACAATAGCGAATGTGGTTGAACAAAAATTATTTGAAAAAGGTGTAAAAACATATACTTTAGATGGCGATAATATCCGAAAAGGTATTAATAGTGATCTTACCTTTGCGCAAGAAGATAGAACTGAAAATATTAGACGAATAGCAGAAATATCTAATTTATTGATAGACGCTGGCGTTGTTACCTTGGCAGCCTTTGTTTCACCGTATAAAAAAGATAGGTTAAATATTAAAAATATTGTTAAGGATGTTAACTTTGTTGAAATCTATATTAATACTAGTGTAGAGGAATGTGAACGCCGCGACGTAAAAGGGCTTTATAAAAAGGCAAGAGCTGGAGAAATTAAGAATATGACTGGAATTTCGGCACCTTACGAGGCTCCTGAGAATCCAGACATTGAAATAAAAACTGAAAACGTATCTGTAGAAGATGCAGCAAATAAAATCGTTGAATATATATTACCTAAATTAAAAATACAGAGCAATGAGTAG
- a CDS encoding MOP flippase family protein → MSVKKQAISGVKWTTVSTITLAVSALLKISVLARFLDPSAFGLMAIITFVLGFMDLFMDMGITSAILHKQDIKKEEYASLYWLNVMFSVLLFVLIVLLSPFIASFYSENELLKLIPLAGVIIIFSALGRQFKTILQKELQFKLMAIVDICSALLALIFAIILAINDYGIYALVYAALVQYGLNNILYLVIGIKHNPIVFHFNYQETKPFLKIGIYQVGGQVVNYFNRDLDILIIGKFFGTDILGGYSLAKQLVLRPTQILNPIITKVASPVLAKFQRDIILLKDNYLKLLKIVSSLNTPIYLGLIVFAPFVIDILYGSNFLHITSLVRILCIYMLIRAVGNPIGSLVIATGRTDLEFFWNVLNLVIMPLSVIIGAQFSLEGVAISITIAMLVMLIPSWYFLVYKLTNASLKEYLNALIPSVMFLKKAKQL, encoded by the coding sequence ATGTCGGTTAAAAAGCAAGCCATTTCAGGAGTTAAATGGACCACTGTTTCTACAATTACATTGGCAGTAAGTGCATTATTAAAAATTTCTGTTTTAGCTAGATTTTTGGATCCTTCCGCCTTTGGTTTAATGGCGATAATAACTTTTGTATTGGGATTTATGGATTTGTTTATGGATATGGGGATTACTTCTGCGATACTTCATAAACAAGATATAAAAAAAGAAGAGTATGCTAGTTTGTATTGGCTAAATGTGATGTTTAGTGTGCTTTTATTTGTTTTAATAGTCTTGTTAAGTCCATTTATTGCCTCGTTTTATAGCGAAAATGAGCTTTTAAAGCTTATTCCTCTAGCAGGTGTTATTATTATCTTTTCTGCGCTAGGAAGACAGTTTAAAACAATCTTACAAAAGGAACTACAGTTTAAATTAATGGCTATTGTAGATATTTGCTCAGCCTTATTGGCACTTATCTTTGCCATAATTCTTGCAATAAATGATTACGGAATTTATGCCTTAGTTTATGCTGCTTTAGTACAATATGGGCTTAATAATATACTTTATTTGGTAATAGGGATAAAACATAATCCTATCGTTTTTCATTTTAATTACCAAGAAACAAAACCTTTTTTAAAAATAGGGATATATCAAGTAGGTGGGCAAGTGGTAAATTATTTTAATCGGGATTTGGATATTTTAATTATAGGTAAATTCTTTGGAACTGATATTTTAGGAGGGTATAGTTTAGCAAAACAACTAGTATTACGTCCTACTCAAATTTTAAATCCAATTATTACAAAAGTGGCCAGTCCTGTATTAGCAAAGTTTCAAAGAGATATAATTTTGTTAAAAGATAATTATCTTAAACTTCTTAAAATTGTTTCAAGCCTAAATACACCAATTTACCTAGGATTAATTGTTTTTGCTCCTTTTGTAATTGACATTTTGTATGGCTCTAATTTTCTTCATATTACATCATTAGTAAGAATTCTATGTATTTATATGTTAATAAGGGCAGTTGGTAACCCAATCGGTAGCTTAGTAATAGCTACAGGAAGAACAGATTTAGAATTTTTCTGGAATGTATTAAACTTGGTTATAATGCCCTTAAGTGTAATTATAGGGGCTCAATTTTCATTGGAAGGCGTTGCTATTTCAATCACAATAGCTATGCTTGTTATGTTAATTCCTAGTTGGTATTTTTTGGTGTATAAACTAACTAATGCTTCCTTAAAAGAATATTTAAATGCACTTATTCCTTCTGTAATGTTTTTGAAAAAAGCAAAACAATTATAA
- the wecC gene encoding UDP-N-acetyl-D-mannosamine dehydrogenase has product MISKPEVVMMGLGYIGLPTAALIAKNNTPVLGVDINPDVVKTINAGKIHIVEPELDQAVAYAVSKGFLRAETTPKEANTYLIVVPTPFKAKNEPDISFVEAATKAVIPLLKEGDLYIIESTSPVGTTEKMMQLIYNERPELNGKLYIAYCPERVLPGNVMFELVNNDRVIGGVDEVSTDKALEFYQQFIKGDLHKTNARTAEMCKLVENSSRDVQIAFANELSLICDKANINVWELIKLANKHPRVNILQPGCGVGGHCIAVDPYFIVSEYPMESKIIGKAREINNYKSFWCAEKVQTAKLEFELKQGRKPNIALMGLAFKPDIDDLRESPAKYIAQKVLQNANNEEYYIVEPNISEHKVFKITNYMQALEKADIIVFLVAHKEFKDLNIPKAKIVLDFCGVIK; this is encoded by the coding sequence ATGATAAGCAAACCAGAAGTGGTAATGATGGGTTTAGGATATATAGGCTTACCCACTGCAGCACTAATTGCTAAAAATAATACACCTGTTTTAGGGGTAGATATAAATCCAGATGTTGTTAAAACAATAAATGCTGGTAAAATACATATCGTAGAACCTGAGCTAGATCAGGCTGTAGCTTATGCAGTTTCTAAAGGTTTTCTAAGAGCAGAAACAACTCCAAAAGAAGCAAATACGTATTTAATAGTTGTTCCAACACCTTTCAAAGCTAAAAATGAGCCAGATATTTCGTTTGTGGAAGCAGCCACTAAAGCGGTAATTCCACTATTAAAAGAAGGTGACTTGTATATTATTGAATCAACTTCTCCCGTAGGAACTACCGAAAAGATGATGCAACTTATCTATAATGAACGTCCTGAATTAAATGGTAAATTGTATATAGCTTATTGTCCAGAGCGTGTCCTGCCAGGAAATGTAATGTTTGAGTTGGTGAATAATGATAGAGTTATAGGTGGTGTTGATGAAGTATCAACAGATAAGGCCTTAGAGTTCTATCAACAATTTATTAAAGGTGATTTACATAAAACAAATGCTAGAACAGCAGAAATGTGTAAATTGGTAGAAAATTCTTCTAGAGATGTTCAAATAGCGTTTGCAAATGAACTCTCATTGATTTGTGATAAAGCCAATATAAATGTATGGGAACTTATTAAGTTAGCAAATAAGCACCCTAGAGTAAATATTTTGCAGCCTGGTTGTGGTGTGGGCGGTCATTGTATTGCCGTAGATCCCTATTTCATTGTTTCAGAATACCCAATGGAATCTAAAATTATAGGTAAGGCCAGAGAAATTAACAATTATAAATCCTTTTGGTGTGCAGAAAAAGTGCAAACCGCAAAGTTGGAGTTTGAATTAAAGCAAGGAAGAAAGCCAAATATAGCACTTATGGGATTGGCATTTAAGCCAGATATAGATGATTTAAGAGAATCTCCTGCAAAATATATCGCACAAAAAGTTTTACAAAATGCTAATAATGAAGAGTATTATATTGTAGAACCAAATATTTCAGAGCATAAGGTTTTTAAAATTACAAATTATATGCAAGCTTTAGAAAAGGCAGATATTATTGTCTTTTTAGTAGCGCATAAAGAATTTAAAGATTTAAATATACCAAAGGCAAAGATTGTGTTAGATTTTTGTGGTGTCATAAAATAA
- a CDS encoding TDP-N-acetylfucosamine:lipid II N-acetylfucosaminyltransferase produces MINSKRILHIGTDEKFLNAVEFTYEKAFPGKNLIYITLINKREPLKHIKDSDNFIFGDFSEESKDEVTKLLADFDYVILHGLDKFKTDVFFRSAEKEKFVLSIWGAEIYNNPYVLGTDLFGEKTLKTFKNKYIFNFKKIFRPVYYKLFRNSLDNFNGQLKLIKEITLIAGQPPEDFLFLKERNLANIEAKHFFYSYYPFEYIFKNNTDLVVSGNNILLGNSASSTNNHLEIFDILSDFNLNTSKVFTPLSYGDEKYADEISRVGKQKLNNHFVALRDYMSLSDYNTTVSSCSIVIMNHYRQQAVGNIMAMLLMGAKVYLDERNTVYHYLKRIGCYVFSISRDLKANNIASLKPLTEEQKEKNRSIIRKEVSVDNLVSSLINNLHVG; encoded by the coding sequence ATGATAAATTCAAAGCGCATATTACATATTGGTACAGACGAAAAGTTTCTGAATGCTGTAGAATTTACATATGAGAAAGCTTTTCCTGGTAAAAATTTAATTTATATAACTTTAATTAATAAAAGGGAACCTTTAAAGCATATTAAAGATAGTGATAATTTTATTTTTGGTGATTTTTCAGAAGAAAGTAAGGATGAAGTTACGAAGTTATTGGCTGATTTTGATTACGTTATTTTACATGGTCTAGATAAATTTAAAACAGATGTTTTTTTTAGAAGTGCAGAAAAGGAAAAATTTGTGTTGTCTATATGGGGGGCAGAAATTTACAACAACCCTTATGTTTTAGGGACAGATCTTTTTGGAGAAAAAACATTAAAAACCTTTAAAAATAAATATATTTTTAATTTTAAAAAGATTTTTCGACCGGTTTATTATAAACTCTTTCGTAATTCTTTAGATAACTTTAATGGACAATTAAAATTAATTAAAGAAATAACTCTAATAGCAGGGCAACCACCAGAGGATTTTTTATTTCTAAAAGAACGAAATTTGGCAAATATAGAAGCAAAACATTTCTTTTATAGTTATTATCCTTTTGAGTATATTTTTAAAAATAATACAGATTTAGTTGTTTCGGGTAATAATATTTTATTAGGTAATTCGGCTTCATCTACCAACAATCATTTAGAAATATTTGATATATTGTCAGATTTTAATTTGAATACTTCAAAGGTGTTTACACCGCTTAGTTATGGAGATGAAAAATATGCAGACGAAATTTCTAGAGTAGGAAAACAGAAATTAAATAATCATTTTGTTGCTTTAAGGGATTATATGTCATTAAGTGATTATAATACGACAGTTTCTAGTTGTAGTATTGTAATAATGAACCATTACAGACAACAAGCCGTTGGAAATATTATGGCTATGCTATTAATGGGAGCAAAGGTGTATTTAGATGAAAGGAATACAGTTTATCATTATTTAAAGCGAATAGGTTGTTATGTGTTTTCCATTTCAAGGGATTTAAAAGCTAATAATATAGCTTCTTTAAAGCCACTTACGGAAGAACAAAAAGAAAAGAATAGAAGTATTATTAGAAAAGAGGTTTCCGTGGACAACCTAGTTTCGAGTTTGATTAACAACTTACATGTCGGTTAA
- a CDS encoding O-antigen ligase family protein — MIETNSRIGVITLLVILLIYVFKKTSIKLFVLLISLLVVIGFLSIKFDYLGTKFKKIISPDGQVSIERVERWREIVYAFKEKDSLWLGVGSGDARLVYRRAYYNGGFDLALKKNYNAHNQFLEFFVCNGLLGLIVYIFVLFLFIKLTKLQEGALHFFVIITMFSLSESFLGRSQGVMVFSFFYSFFMLFFKPINHLKHAE; from the coding sequence TTGATAGAAACAAATAGTAGAATAGGTGTTATAACGCTTTTAGTAATCCTCCTTATTTATGTGTTTAAAAAAACAAGTATTAAACTATTTGTTTTATTAATAAGTTTGCTTGTTGTAATAGGTTTTTTATCAATTAAATTTGATTATTTAGGAACTAAGTTTAAAAAAATTATTAGTCCCGATGGCCAGGTTTCTATCGAAAGAGTTGAACGTTGGCGAGAAATAGTTTATGCCTTCAAAGAAAAAGACAGTTTATGGTTAGGAGTAGGTTCTGGGGATGCACGATTGGTCTATAGGCGGGCTTATTACAATGGTGGATTTGATCTGGCTTTAAAGAAGAATTATAATGCTCATAATCAATTTTTAGAATTTTTTGTGTGTAATGGATTATTAGGACTAATTGTGTATATCTTCGTTTTATTCCTATTTATTAAACTTACCAAGTTACAAGAAGGTGCACTACATTTTTTCGTCATAATTACTATGTTTTCTTTAAGTGAAAGTTTTTTAGGGCGCAGTCAAGGCGTAATGGTATTTTCGTTCTTTTACTCGTTTTTTATGTTGTTTTTTAAACCGATTAACCATTTAAAACATGCAGAATAA
- the wecB gene encoding non-hydrolyzing UDP-N-acetylglucosamine 2-epimerase, protein MKKNLIIFGTRPEAIKMAPLVKAFFKRNGEFETKVCITAQHREMLDQVLQFFEIVPDYDLNLMKPNQNLYTLTADIITALKPILEDYQPDFVYVHGDTTTTMAASIAAFYSGAQVCHVEAGLRTFNKKSPFPEEMNRSVAGRICDFHFSPTLTSKQNLLNENINEPNILVTGNTVIDALQFSSAKVNSEGFIDDEIETLKELINPTKRIVLVTGHRRENHGDGFINICKALKEIAEKNDDVQIIYPVHLNPNVQKPVYELLEGIKNIKLIPPLAYPAFVWLMNASYLIITDSGGVQEEAPSLGKPVLVMRDTTERPEAVDAGTVLLVGTDVNKIVNQANTLLNNKTFYNRMSTLHNPYGDGTACEKIVHYISNL, encoded by the coding sequence ATGAAAAAAAACTTAATCATTTTTGGAACCCGCCCTGAAGCAATCAAGATGGCACCTTTGGTTAAGGCTTTTTTTAAAAGAAATGGTGAGTTTGAGACGAAAGTTTGTATTACAGCGCAACATCGCGAGATGTTAGACCAGGTACTTCAGTTTTTTGAGATTGTTCCAGATTATGATTTAAATTTAATGAAGCCTAATCAAAATTTGTACACCTTAACAGCGGATATTATAACTGCTTTAAAGCCTATTCTGGAAGATTATCAACCAGATTTTGTTTATGTTCATGGAGATACAACGACAACTATGGCTGCTAGCATTGCCGCTTTTTATTCAGGAGCGCAGGTTTGTCATGTCGAGGCAGGTTTAAGAACCTTCAATAAAAAATCCCCATTTCCTGAAGAAATGAATAGAAGTGTTGCTGGACGAATTTGTGATTTTCACTTTTCTCCAACTTTAACATCAAAACAAAACTTACTGAATGAAAATATTAATGAACCTAATATTTTAGTAACAGGAAATACAGTTATTGATGCCCTTCAATTTAGTAGTGCCAAAGTAAATTCTGAGGGTTTTATAGATGATGAAATTGAAACTCTTAAAGAGCTAATAAATCCCACTAAGAGGATTGTTTTGGTAACTGGTCATAGAAGGGAAAATCATGGTGATGGATTTATAAATATCTGTAAAGCTCTAAAGGAAATTGCAGAAAAAAATGATGATGTACAAATTATTTATCCTGTACATTTAAATCCGAATGTTCAAAAACCTGTTTATGAATTATTGGAAGGTATCAAAAATATAAAATTAATACCTCCATTAGCTTATCCAGCCTTTGTTTGGTTAATGAATGCCTCTTATCTAATTATTACAGATAGTGGAGGGGTACAAGAAGAGGCTCCTAGTTTAGGGAAACCAGTTTTGGTTATGCGAGATACTACAGAGCGTCCAGAGGCTGTAGATGCAGGAACTGTTTTGTTGGTAGGTACCGATGTAAATAAAATAGTTAATCAGGCTAATACGCTTCTAAATAATAAAACGTTTTATAATAGAATGAGTACGTTGCATAATCCTTATGGAGACGGAACGGCTTGTGAGAAAATAGTACATTATATTTCAAATTTATAA
- the cysN gene encoding sulfate adenylyltransferase subunit CysN — protein sequence MMLDNNQLLRFTTAGSVDDGKSTLIGRLLYDSKSIFEDQLQAIESTSKKKGHEGVDLALFTDGLKDEREQGITIDVAYRYFTTPKRKFIIADTPGHIQYTRNMVTGASTANAAIILVDARHGVIEQTKRHSFIASLLQIPHVIVCINKMDLVDYSEEAYNKVIGQFEEFSSKLLVKDVRFIPISALNGDNVVNRSEHMDWYQGAPLLHTLETMHISSDINKIDARFPVQTVLRPQNETHRDYRGYAGRISSGILRVGDEVTVLPSGFTSKIKSIDTLDASLEEAFAPMSVSVTLEDDIDISRGDMIVKSNNKPEASQDLEVMLCWLNNSAAKPRAKYSIRHTSNEQKAMIKEVVYKYDINTLERITEDKELNMNDISKVKIRTTKPLMYDTYRENRTTGSIILIDDDTNETVAAGMIV from the coding sequence ATTATGTTAGATAATAACCAATTATTAAGATTTACAACTGCAGGAAGTGTAGATGACGGAAAAAGTACCTTAATAGGGCGTTTACTATACGATTCGAAATCTATTTTTGAGGATCAGTTACAAGCTATAGAAAGCACAAGTAAGAAAAAGGGCCATGAAGGTGTAGATTTAGCTTTATTTACAGACGGTTTAAAGGACGAACGTGAGCAAGGAATTACTATAGATGTTGCCTATAGATATTTTACAACACCTAAACGTAAATTCATTATAGCCGATACACCTGGTCATATTCAATATACACGAAATATGGTAACAGGAGCATCAACTGCAAATGCAGCTATTATTTTAGTAGATGCACGTCATGGTGTAATTGAACAAACAAAAAGGCATTCATTTATTGCTTCATTATTACAGATTCCACACGTTATAGTGTGTATAAATAAAATGGATTTGGTAGATTATTCTGAAGAAGCTTATAATAAAGTTATTGGTCAGTTTGAAGAATTTTCATCGAAATTATTAGTAAAAGATGTACGCTTTATTCCAATTAGTGCTTTAAACGGTGATAATGTTGTTAACCGATCAGAACACATGGATTGGTACCAAGGAGCTCCTCTTTTACATACTTTAGAAACAATGCATATTAGTAGCGATATTAATAAGATTGATGCACGTTTTCCAGTTCAAACCGTGTTAAGACCACAGAATGAAACGCATAGAGATTACAGAGGGTATGCTGGTAGAATTTCTAGCGGAATTTTAAGAGTGGGAGATGAAGTAACTGTATTGCCTTCAGGATTTACTTCAAAAATAAAGTCGATAGATACTTTAGATGCAAGTTTGGAGGAAGCTTTTGCTCCAATGTCCGTATCTGTTACTTTAGAAGATGACATCGATATTAGTCGAGGAGATATGATTGTTAAATCGAACAATAAACCAGAAGCATCTCAAGATTTAGAGGTTATGTTATGTTGGTTAAACAATAGTGCTGCTAAACCCCGTGCTAAATATAGTATTCGACATACTTCAAATGAGCAAAAAGCAATGATTAAAGAGGTTGTTTATAAATACGATATAAATACTTTAGAGCGCATTACAGAGGATAAAGAACTTAACATGAACGATATCTCTAAAGTTAAAATAAGAACAACAAAACCACTGATGTATGATACTTACAGAGAAAACAGAACAACAGGTAGTATTATCTTAATAGATGACGACACGAATGAAACTGTAGCTGCAGGGATGATTGTGTAA
- a CDS encoding NAD-dependent epimerase/dehydratase family protein, whose amino-acid sequence MVVGTGLIANAFVREYKNSKDVVIFASGVSNSNETRLSEFQREKRLLENSLKDYPNALFVYFSTYSLGDPDSINKPYVLHKIEMEHLVNRHRKFLILRVSNVVGHNGNPNTIFNFFVHKLKANELITVWNSAKRNLIDIEDLGAITIHLIKNKVINKILLVTNPNTLYVKDIVLKIANFKQITPKIQIVDRGVDFETEPSNEVINCIKELNLNFNQDYLIRLLKKYY is encoded by the coding sequence ATGGTGGTAGGTACTGGGCTTATTGCCAACGCATTTGTTAGGGAATATAAAAACAGTAAGGATGTTGTTATTTTTGCATCAGGTGTATCAAATTCTAATGAAACTAGGTTGTCTGAATTTCAGAGAGAAAAAAGATTACTCGAGAATAGTTTGAAAGATTATCCAAACGCATTATTTGTTTACTTTAGTACGTATAGTTTGGGCGACCCAGATTCTATTAATAAACCATATGTTTTACATAAAATAGAAATGGAGCATTTAGTAAATAGGCATAGAAAATTTTTAATATTAAGAGTATCTAATGTGGTTGGGCATAATGGAAACCCAAATACAATATTTAATTTTTTTGTTCATAAATTAAAGGCAAACGAGCTAATTACAGTTTGGAATTCTGCAAAAAGAAATTTAATCGATATTGAGGATTTGGGAGCAATAACTATACACCTTATCAAGAATAAAGTAATAAATAAAATTTTGTTAGTTACGAATCCCAATACCTTATATGTAAAAGATATTGTACTTAAAATAGCTAATTTTAAACAAATTACTCCTAAAATTCAAATTGTAGATAGAGGGGTGGATTTTGAGACGGAACCTTCTAATGAGGTGATTAATTGCATAAAGGAACTTAATTTAAACTTTAATCAAGACTACCTAATTAGACTTTTAAAAAAATATTACTAA
- a CDS encoding MBOAT family O-acyltransferase, whose amino-acid sequence MNWNASYALLIAFSTIITYLSGIFLGKTNEKKTRKLIVGFSFTVNLLILFFYKYFNFFSASLDAIFVYCGIKLNLPELGFLLPVGISFYTFQALSYTVDVYRKEIEPEKNIGIYALFVSFFPQLVAGPIERSKHLLPQLKELNQLTYNNLKSGSYLILWGMFKKVVIADNLSIVVQTLYNTPQDFTGLETTIGVLFFSIQIFCDFSAYTDIARGVSRLMGIDLMKNFDSPYFSMNITEFWRRWHISLSTWFRDYMYIPLGGSRLGVNRTYLNLFLVFLTSGLWHGASVNFVIWGALHGILIVLEKLLSKNTSVFNFNKEQFSYKFFKIITNFLIVTFLWIFFRANTFADALIIISNLFNWDVNNLFNGNVYNLGLSSGQFWITILFVFIMLVVEYYNSFISSISGFVMNQSLVFRWSLYLGIVLIIFIFGNYGLEKQEFIYFQF is encoded by the coding sequence ATGAATTGGAATGCTAGCTATGCGTTGCTAATAGCATTCTCTACGATTATCACCTATTTAAGTGGTATTTTCCTAGGTAAAACTAATGAAAAGAAAACTAGAAAGCTAATAGTAGGTTTTAGTTTTACAGTGAATTTATTAATTCTTTTTTTTTATAAATATTTCAATTTTTTCAGCGCATCTCTAGATGCTATTTTTGTATATTGTGGCATAAAATTAAACCTTCCTGAATTAGGTTTTTTATTACCTGTGGGAATTTCTTTTTATACTTTCCAAGCTTTGAGTTACACTGTAGATGTCTATAGAAAGGAGATTGAACCAGAAAAAAATATAGGAATTTATGCTCTTTTTGTTTCGTTCTTTCCTCAATTAGTTGCAGGTCCAATTGAAAGATCAAAACACCTTTTACCACAATTAAAGGAATTAAATCAACTTACCTATAATAATCTTAAATCTGGAAGTTATTTAATTTTATGGGGAATGTTTAAGAAAGTTGTAATTGCAGATAATCTGTCAATAGTTGTGCAAACGCTATACAATACTCCACAAGATTTTACAGGTTTAGAAACGACGATTGGAGTTCTATTTTTTTCAATCCAAATTTTTTGTGATTTTTCGGCATATACAGATATAGCAAGGGGTGTGTCTAGGCTAATGGGTATTGATTTGATGAAAAATTTTGATAGTCCATACTTTTCAATGAATATTACAGAATTTTGGAGACGATGGCACATTTCGTTATCTACATGGTTTAGAGATTATATGTATATTCCGTTAGGTGGGAGTAGGTTAGGGGTAAATAGAACGTATTTGAATTTGTTTTTAGTCTTTTTAACTAGTGGTTTATGGCATGGAGCTTCTGTAAACTTTGTAATTTGGGGGGCACTTCATGGTATTTTAATTGTTTTAGAAAAACTACTTTCTAAAAACACTAGTGTTTTTAATTTTAATAAAGAACAGTTCAGCTATAAGTTTTTTAAAATTATAACTAATTTTTTAATCGTAACATTCTTATGGATATTTTTTAGAGCAAATACCTTTGCTGATGCGTTAATAATTATCTCCAATCTCTTTAATTGGGATGTAAATAATCTTTTTAACGGTAATGTTTATAATCTTGGATTAAGCTCTGGGCAATTTTGGATAACAATTTTGTTTGTTTTTATAATGTTGGTTGTTGAATATTATAATTCATTTATAAGTAGTATAAGTGGTTTTGTAATGAATCAGAGTCTGGTTTTTAGATGGTCTTTATACTTAGGTATAGTTTTAATTATTTTTATTTTCGGAAATTATGGTTTGGAAAAACAAGAATTTATATATTTTCAGTTTTAA